From the Osmerus eperlanus chromosome 21, fOsmEpe2.1, whole genome shotgun sequence genome, one window contains:
- the mmadhca gene encoding metabolism of cobalamin associated Da translates to MTSVICGRVRQVLSHTAGRQALTTFRVGRIRTFSATSSDEPYVAVSHTDSGTRTVWPDESMGPFGPQDQRFQLPGNVGFDCHLEGTADQRRGPVHRTVPDVLTTPTSSERHEFVLAQFVSEFQVKGGNVLAARVRKAEHYFDHSNVDCSIQSCPELLKKDFESYFPAAPASAITVVTVTHRDTLREETDPDKQMLQKFVSGAKEMCFTLWTAGFWADFINPSSGVAFFGSQSSHAVLASEEQWVHLGFNIENQGSCKVINHVLRGTPVFVGTVFTNAPTNSHVMERLQGHTHGLGTGN, encoded by the exons ATGACTAGT GTGATCTGTGGGCGAGTCAGGCAGGTCCTGTCTCACACTGCTGGACGCCAGGCACTGACAACCTTCCGGGTCGGACGAATCAGAACGTTTTCTGCTACGAGCTCTGATGAGCCCTACGTAGCTgtatcacacacagactcag GGACTAGAACCGTGTGGCCCGATGAAAGCATGGGACCATTCGGCCCTCAGGACCAACGATTCCAGCTGCCAGGCAATGTGGGTTTCGACTGTCACCTGGAGGGTACCGCGGACCAGCGGAGAGGCCCAGTCCACAGGACAGTCCCCGACGTCCTCACTACCCCCACCAGCTCTGAGAGGCACGAGTTTGTCCTGGCTCAGTTCGTCAGTGAGTTCCag GTTAAAGGGGGTAACGTATTAGCAGCGAGAGTTCGCAAGGCGGAGCATTATTTTGATCATTCAAACGTGGACTGCTCAATACAATCCTGTCCAGAGCTGCTAAAGAAAG ACTTTGAGTCCTATTTCCCAGCGGCCCCCGCCAGTGCTATAACCGTGGTCACCGTGACTCACCGAGACACGCTGCGTGAAGAAACAGACCCAGACAAGCAGATGTTGCAAAAA TTTGTCAGTGGTGCCAAGGAGATGTGCTTCACCCTGTGGACCGCGGGGTTCTGGGCTGACTTCATCAACCCCTCTTCCGGAGTAGCT TTTTTTGGATCTCAGTCCAGCCACGCCGTCCTGGCATCAGAGGAGCAGTGGGTCCACCTGGGCTTCAATATTGAGAACCAGGGCTCGTGCAAAGTCATCAACCACGTCCTGAGAGGAACTCCGGTGTTTGTAGGAACAGTTTTTACTAACGCACCTACCAATAGTCATGTTATGGAGAGGCTGCAAGGTCACACTCATGGACTGGGAACTGGAAACTAG